Proteins from one Rhizobium sp. WSM4643 genomic window:
- a CDS encoding trypsin-like serine protease, translating into MSTSISRVLTIASVMLLLATPVLAQQDTDFAGEDGGRVIGGQAAKKGEWPWQVKILAPDPEQRGRFGGHCGGSLIAPRWILTAAHCVTSGRSGKQDLFARDLLIVEGKSKIDKVIAVDGPDKPGLAVEDVIIHEDFDRKVFANDIALIKLSEPAKSKPAILASASDDEVEAAGHPAVVTGWGYTKADHGWDDKYLPTELQEVELPIVPREDCRAAYRDSSMRMNPIDERNVCAGYAEGGKDACQGDSGGPLVAQRPDKRWIQLGIVSWGAGCAEAEHYGVYTRVAAFRDWIAAKTDGDVPDVEGPAADDQVASTTTSGGTQQRQSGQEEANLAITTPPAGDTAPAATTETPAADTPASDTLPADKPVTDEPAVQPPVAQMPVIESSPGDRALLIGIDEYEMREAKLTGSATDVKAMQVFLVKTLAYRPEQIHTLTNRKATREAILAEIDDWLVRQSTPGSRVFLYFSGQGSEEMGADETTSPTLVAVDAKLVREGGKVTVTNQIRETEIAARLNSLKDRRVTLLIDACHVGPGSRSAVAAPSGTVRCLGPALAALEPPNKSGKEAKFSFGGESAMVWSAVNAGQWALVDREAKPPVGVFTRRFIEGVQDGVARAADKPNVSNAALLDYVRRKSDEYCRTHAEDCRFTPVPQFYGQPDALGRDVITGEEAKTPVAAVENTLKSDNEAGVAVDVLPGTAVSIGDKVAMRVSTKTSGYLILVDIDASGKLTQLYPNKRSMGLKPSAKSGDNRLDPARPVVVPDARNPYTGFEYVVEGPAGVGMVVAILSDKPIEVLDLPDVPTPLVGQRAAFNYVYDLARSLRIVGDDETGAQGKWSFDSKFYRVR; encoded by the coding sequence ATGAGCACGTCGATCAGCAGGGTCCTCACTATTGCGTCGGTCATGCTGCTTCTGGCTACTCCCGTGCTGGCGCAGCAGGACACCGATTTTGCCGGCGAGGATGGCGGACGTGTCATCGGCGGCCAGGCGGCCAAGAAGGGCGAATGGCCCTGGCAGGTGAAGATCCTGGCGCCCGATCCCGAACAGCGCGGCCGCTTCGGCGGCCATTGCGGCGGTTCGCTGATCGCACCGCGGTGGATATTGACGGCCGCCCATTGCGTCACCAGCGGCCGCTCCGGCAAGCAGGATCTCTTCGCCCGCGACCTGCTGATCGTCGAGGGCAAGTCGAAGATCGACAAGGTGATCGCGGTCGACGGGCCGGACAAGCCGGGGCTTGCCGTGGAAGACGTGATCATTCACGAAGATTTCGACCGCAAGGTCTTCGCCAATGACATCGCCCTGATCAAGCTGAGCGAGCCCGCCAAATCGAAGCCGGCGATCCTTGCCTCGGCCTCGGACGACGAGGTGGAGGCCGCCGGCCACCCGGCCGTCGTCACCGGCTGGGGTTACACCAAGGCCGATCACGGCTGGGACGACAAATATCTGCCGACCGAGCTGCAGGAAGTGGAACTGCCGATCGTCCCGCGCGAGGACTGCCGCGCCGCCTATCGCGACAGCTCGATGCGGATGAACCCGATCGATGAGCGCAATGTCTGCGCCGGTTACGCCGAAGGCGGCAAGGATGCCTGCCAGGGCGACAGCGGCGGGCCGCTCGTCGCCCAGCGTCCCGACAAGCGCTGGATCCAGCTCGGCATCGTCAGCTGGGGCGCCGGCTGCGCCGAGGCCGAGCATTACGGCGTCTATACCCGTGTGGCCGCCTTCCGCGACTGGATCGCCGCAAAGACCGACGGCGACGTGCCTGACGTTGAAGGGCCCGCTGCCGACGATCAGGTCGCGTCCACCACGACCAGTGGCGGCACGCAGCAGAGGCAGTCCGGACAGGAAGAAGCCAATCTCGCCATCACCACTCCGCCGGCTGGCGATACCGCGCCAGCCGCGACGACCGAAACGCCTGCTGCCGACACGCCCGCCAGCGATACCTTGCCGGCTGACAAGCCCGTCACCGACGAACCCGCCGTGCAGCCGCCGGTCGCCCAGATGCCGGTGATCGAAAGCTCGCCCGGCGATCGCGCACTGCTGATCGGCATCGACGAGTACGAGATGCGCGAGGCCAAACTGACCGGCTCCGCGACCGATGTGAAGGCGATGCAGGTCTTCCTCGTCAAGACGCTCGCCTATCGCCCGGAGCAGATTCATACGCTGACCAACCGCAAGGCGACCCGCGAAGCGATCCTGGCCGAGATCGACGACTGGCTGGTGCGCCAGTCGACACCCGGAAGCCGTGTCTTCCTCTATTTCAGCGGCCAGGGCTCGGAAGAAATGGGCGCCGATGAAACGACGAGCCCGACGCTGGTTGCAGTCGATGCCAAGCTGGTGCGCGAGGGCGGCAAGGTGACGGTCACCAACCAGATTCGCGAAACCGAGATCGCCGCACGGCTGAACAGCCTCAAGGACCGCCGTGTGACGCTGCTGATCGATGCCTGCCATGTCGGGCCCGGCAGCCGCAGCGCTGTGGCCGCACCCTCCGGCACCGTGCGTTGCCTCGGCCCGGCGCTGGCAGCGCTCGAACCGCCGAACAAATCAGGCAAGGAAGCAAAATTCTCCTTCGGCGGCGAAAGTGCGATGGTCTGGTCGGCAGTCAACGCAGGGCAGTGGGCGCTCGTCGACCGCGAGGCCAAGCCGCCGGTCGGCGTCTTCACCCGCCGCTTCATCGAAGGCGTGCAGGATGGCGTGGCACGCGCCGCCGACAAGCCGAATGTCAGCAATGCCGCCCTTCTCGATTATGTCCGGCGCAAATCGGACGAATATTGCCGGACGCATGCGGAGGATTGCCGCTTCACGCCGGTGCCGCAATTTTATGGCCAGCCGGATGCGCTCGGCCGGGATGTGATCACCGGTGAGGAGGCGAAGACGCCGGTCGCCGCCGTCGAAAACACGCTGAAGAGCGACAATGAGGCCGGCGTCGCCGTCGACGTGCTGCCCGGCACCGCGGTCAGCATCGGCGACAAGGTGGCGATGCGCGTCTCGACCAAAACGTCCGGTTACTTGATCCTGGTCGATATCGACGCCTCCGGCAAGCTGACGCAGCTTTACCCGAACAAGCGCTCGATGGGGCTGAAACCATCAGCCAAAAGCGGCGACAACCGGCTCGATCCGGCCCGGCCGGTCGTCGTGCCCGATGCGCGCAATCCCTATACCGGCTTCGAATATGTGGTGGAGGGGCCGGCTGGCGTCGGCATGGTCGTTGCCATCCTCAGCGACAAGCCGATCGAAGTGCTCGACCTGCCCGATGTGCCAACGCCGCTCGTCGGCCAGCGCGCCGCCTTCAACTATGTCTACGATCTCGCCCGAAGCCTCAGGATCGTCGGCGACGACGAAACCGGCGCCCAAGGCAAATGGTCGTTCGATTCCAAATTCTATCGCGTCCGCTGA
- a CDS encoding serpin family protein, which translates to MPKSTLLAGLAASLMALAPAAPAGNSGDSKAMLAAQTGLAAELIDRSLAKEGAANIMVSPASLAAALGLASLGASDAAKASIAKGLGFGGEVKGPETAFEAMSPEKPAAADAPLAMAVAIVFDDKLVLVPDALSMLAGHHIKPSIEDLDGPKSVEHINGWVKDATRGAIPSILDAPPGGGFVSLGALSFKARWKTSFEKESPASPFQRPDGSTISVPMMHLAGDGQKFRSDEKFTAVDLAYAGEGYSMVVVAARSGKGVGGADLKALASWLQGEKFEAARGEIFLPRFSLNDGRDLMPVLNAMGVAPEKAKDAGFPGFTKENIRLSRVLQKTMIKVDENGTEAAAATAVVTERSIDPKLVRVVADARFAFALRDTKTGLLLAAGLIGDPLLAGE; encoded by the coding sequence ATGCCGAAATCCACTCTGCTGGCGGGTCTTGCCGCTTCCCTGATGGCGCTTGCCCCGGCCGCCCCTGCCGGCAACTCCGGCGACAGCAAGGCGATGCTTGCCGCGCAAACCGGGCTTGCCGCCGAACTGATCGACCGCAGCCTGGCAAAGGAGGGTGCTGCCAATATCATGGTGTCGCCGGCAAGCCTTGCCGCAGCACTCGGCCTTGCAAGCCTCGGCGCCTCCGATGCGGCCAAGGCCTCGATCGCCAAGGGCCTCGGCTTCGGCGGCGAGGTGAAGGGACCGGAAACGGCGTTCGAGGCGATGTCCCCGGAAAAGCCGGCAGCGGCGGATGCGCCTTTGGCGATGGCGGTCGCGATCGTCTTCGACGACAAGCTGGTGCTTGTTCCCGATGCGCTCTCGATGCTCGCCGGCCACCACATCAAACCCTCGATCGAGGATCTCGACGGACCGAAATCGGTCGAGCACATCAACGGTTGGGTCAAGGACGCCACCAGGGGCGCCATTCCGTCAATTCTCGACGCACCGCCCGGCGGCGGCTTCGTCAGCCTCGGCGCGCTCTCCTTCAAGGCGCGCTGGAAGACGTCGTTCGAGAAGGAGAGCCCGGCAAGCCCCTTTCAGCGGCCGGATGGCTCGACAATTTCGGTACCGATGATGCATCTTGCCGGCGATGGCCAAAAATTCCGCTCCGACGAGAAATTCACCGCCGTCGACCTTGCCTATGCCGGCGAGGGCTACAGCATGGTCGTGGTGGCGGCGCGCTCCGGCAAGGGTGTCGGCGGGGCGGACCTGAAGGCGCTCGCTTCCTGGCTGCAAGGGGAAAAATTTGAGGCCGCCAGGGGCGAAATCTTCCTGCCACGCTTTTCCCTGAACGACGGGCGTGATTTGATGCCGGTACTCAATGCGATGGGAGTGGCGCCCGAGAAGGCCAAGGATGCGGGGTTCCCGGGGTTCACCAAGGAAAACATCCGCTTGTCGCGCGTCCTGCAGAAGACGATGATCAAGGTTGACGAAAACGGTACGGAGGCGGCAGCGGCCACGGCTGTGGTCACGGAACGCAGCATCGATCCGAAGCTTGTTCGCGTGGTCGCCGATGCCCGTTTTGCCTTCGCGCTTCGCGACACAAAGACCGGCCTGCTGCTGGCCGCAGGCCTGATCGGTGATCCGCTTCTGGCGGGCGAATAG